The sequence below is a genomic window from Chloroflexota bacterium.
GGAAGAGGGAGAGCCGAGCCCGGGAATTCGGGGCGAAGGCCATGGAAGCGGTGAAGACCCTGGAGTTGCAGCCGCCAAGAACTCCCCGGCGCATGGGGCGTGGAACGCACAGAAGGTGGCGACGGGAACTGGAGAGGCCCTCCCCGGCCCGATGGTCTGCGAATCGAGCCATCGGAGCGCCGAGCCCTATAACCGTTACGCCGGGAAGTGGGCATCGAGCCGGGTGGGCGTCGGAGGCGGTCGTAGTACCGATCGAGCCGAGCGGACAACACAACCGCCGGTGAGGGAAGGGCCGCTACTTCGTCGGTGCGTTTCGAACAGGAAAGGGCTGGTGAGTGCCTTCATGGCTAGTCCCGCCGAATTGAACAAAGTCCAAAGTCTGCAACGAACGCTCTACCGGACGGCCAAGGCCGACCCCGGACGACGGTTCCATGCGCTCTATGACAAGGTCCATCGCAGGGACGTCTTGGAGCGTGGATGGTTCCAGGTGCGCCAAAACTACGGCGCCCCTGGCATCGACCGCAGGACCATCGACGACATCGAGGAATACGGGGTCACCCGACTCCTCGACGAGCTGGCTGCGGAGCTTCGGGATCATCGCTATCGGCCACTGCCGGCCCGCCGGGTGTGGATACCCAAACCCGGTTCGGACGAACGGCGGCCGCTGTCGATCCCCGCAATCCGTGACCGCATCGTGCAAGCAGCTGTGAAGACGGTGATTGAGCCGATCTTCGAAGCTGACTTCCAGCCGTGTAGCTTCGGTTTCCGACCGAAGCGCTCGGCGCATGATGCCCTCCAAGTCCTCATTGACGAGGCATGGAGGGGACGCCGATGGGTGGTCGAGACGGATATTGCCTCGTGTTTCGAAGCGATTCCCCACGACCAGTTGATGCAGACGGTTGAAGAACGCATCTGCGATCGCCAGATCCTGAAACTCCTGCGGGCCATGTTGGCCGCCGGGGTGATGGACAGCGACGTGGTGCTCCGTGCCGATACCGGCACACCCCAAGGTGGGGTGGTGTCCCCGTTGCTCTGCAACGTCTACCTGAACCGGCTCGACCGGGTGTGGAAGACGAAGGGCGTGGGGCAACTGGTGCGTTACGCCGATGATCTGGTGGTGATGTGTGCGACCCGCCAGCAGGCCGAGTATGCCCTCGGGCTACTCACCGACCTGCTGGCCGATCTCGGCCTGGAGCCCAAGGCATCCAAGACCCGGATCGTGCACCTGGAGGAGGGGGGCGAGGGATTCGATTTTCTCGGCTTCCACCACCGCTGGGTGCGGGCTCAATCACAACACGCTCGACAAGTGATGTTCCTCGCCCGCTGGCCTTCGGACAGAGCGATGCAGCGAGTGCGCAGCCGAGTGCGTGAACTCACGCCTCGGCGACGCCTTCGGGTGCCGATCGAAGTGATCGTGGAGGACCTCAATCAAGTCCTCCGTGGCTGGGCCGGGTACTTCCGTTACGGAAACTCGACTCGACACTTCGAGAAGGTGCGGGACCATGCGTTGGAACGCCTGGCGCTTCAGGTGGCCAAACGCCATCAC
It includes:
- the ltrA gene encoding group II intron reverse transcriptase/maturase, whose translation is MASPAELNKVQSLQRTLYRTAKADPGRRFHALYDKVHRRDVLERGWFQVRQNYGAPGIDRRTIDDIEEYGVTRLLDELAAELRDHRYRPLPARRVWIPKPGSDERRPLSIPAIRDRIVQAAVKTVIEPIFEADFQPCSFGFRPKRSAHDALQVLIDEAWRGRRWVVETDIASCFEAIPHDQLMQTVEERICDRQILKLLRAMLAAGVMDSDVVLRADTGTPQGGVVSPLLCNVYLNRLDRVWKTKGVGQLVRYADDLVVMCATRQQAEYALGLLTDLLADLGLEPKASKTRIVHLEEGGEGFDFLGFHHRWVRAQSQHARQVMFLARWPSDRAMQRVRSRVRELTPRRRLRVPIEVIVEDLNQVLRGWAGYFRYGNSTRHFEKVRDHALERLALQVAKRHHRPRRYGWSVVAFQSPNQLGLITLSGTVVAPRPFR